ACTAAAAAGCCACTTTCATCATTTGATACAAGCTCTCTTGTTCCCAAGGCATCACTAGCTACTACTGGCTTGGCAAACGCCATAGATTCCATAATGAAACGCGGGACACCCTCCTTTTTTGAGGTAAGTACACTGATATCTGCCATTTTAATAAAATCATAAATGTTGGATTTACGCCCGATAAAATTAACATTATTTTCGAGGTTCATTGTGGGTAATAAGCTTTTCAATCTATCTTTCTCTGGACCATCCCCTGCTATCAAACAAATGAAATCATCATTACAATTCTTTTTCACTATGTACAAAGCACGAAGTAAAAATTCATGATTTTTTACTGGTTCAAGACGTGCTGCCATTAACAGGACAATTTTATTTTCTGGAATTTCATATTCCTGTTTTAAATCCGTAACTATCACTTTGTCTGTTGATTGATCTAATTGATCGAGTACAACACCATTGCCTTCATAATATACAAAAAGACGTTTATTTAATGCTTGAATGGCGTCGATATCTTCATAGTTTTGTGAGGTTATCGCATGACAAAATCGTGTACCTATTTTTTCAAGAGATCTATACAAATTATGCTTTTTCCTACTCTGTCCCTCATAAAAAGGTAACCCATGACTTGTATGAACAATAAGCGGAACTTTTGCCTTTTTGGCTGCCAACCTTCCGATTATTCCGGCCTT
The Salicibibacter kimchii DNA segment above includes these coding regions:
- a CDS encoding glycosyltransferase family 4 protein, with the protein product MKRVAHICTVASSHNILMDKLQELQKHEYKVHIYSDENGLNPSFSDSYDIPYFFSPMSRSIEPLKDIRSIFTLAKKLKAGQYDIVHTHTSKAGIIGRLAAKKAKVPLIVHTSHGLPFYEGQSRKKHNLYRSLEKIGTRFCHAITSQNYEDIDAIQALNKRLFVYYEGNGVVLDQLDQSTDKVIVTDLKQEYEIPENKIVLLMAARLEPVKNHEFLLRALYIVKKNCNDDFICLIAGDGPEKDRLKSLLPTMNLENNVNFIGRKSNIYDFIKMADISVLTSKKEGVPRFIMESMAFAKPVVASDALGTRELVSNDESGFLVPLEEDERLADAIQQLITDEKLRTEFGERGRQIIKEQFTEQQVAKRIDGIYRELWKEVD